GGACCGAGGGGAACCCCCAGCCGGCTGCTGAGTCTCCAAGGAGCAAGCCGAGTGGCGTTCGGCGTGGCTCTGAGTTGGCTGAACCACGCTCCCAAGCGGTCAGAGAGCTGCTCTCTGCCAGGACACAGCAGATCTCGGTCTCTGACGCcagtctcctcctcctgcagctccctggaGCGGGAAAGGGGATTAGCATCCGTGCCCCAGTTCCCCACACAGGAGAGGAGGTGGGCAGCACCGGGGCTGCTGGGAGGTCGACAGATACTAAATGGACTCGATCTGCTTGCGAACTTTCTCCAGGGCCTTCCTGTCCAGCACCCTCTGACGGCACATGACCAACAGGGCAAAGACCACAGCCACACAGATCATGGCCCCCTCGAACTTCCAGAAGCTGTGTGCTTCCGTCACCACGGAGCggcagctgcagagagaggagagagtcGACAGGGCTGGGATCGGAGCGCCGCACGGCTTGGCCAGCGGATTACAGGGGAGTCTGGCTGCAGTGGGCCCCATTATAGCCATGCTAGGTGcagtctcctccccccgccccccgccaagcTGAGGTGCTCCGGATACAGCATGAAGCAGCCACGCCCAGGAGCCCAATGTGCCTCCCCGGGCTCTGTTCCAGTGAGCCCGGGCCGCCCCACACTGCGCCTGAGCCAAACCGAACTGCAGGGTCCCGGCCTTGGCTTACCTCCtgtactcctccttcttggacACGGCGCAGTTAATTTGCTCGATGAAGCCAGTCGTGCTGCACTCGGGCATCGTCTTCTGCAATCAAACCAAACCCACTTTCACACACTCTGTGGGGCAGGCTGTCTCattccccctgccagccctgaggggtctctgctctgcggGGCACAACAGCTGgtgtccccccacccaccctgagGGATCTTCAGGCTGACCCAGGCAGGGTGCATCCCATGCAGCACTCCCCAagcaaggggccagggcagggtgtAACCACCAGCACTAGACagcgagccccccacccccagccctgctacCCAGCTGCAGGGCAGTTCGTCTCCACTTACTGCTTGGAAGATTGTGCATGGGGCACAATCCAGAACAACGACAAAGTCTTCTGCTTGCCAGCATGGAGTGGCCACCAGCGGGCTCACTgagaagagaggggagaggggTTCAGAGTCTGGGCCTGCAATCGGAGTGGCCAGGCTGCAGAGAGGAGGTGCCACTTTGGATAGAAGGGCAGACGACACCCAGGCAGAAGAAAGATTTGACTGTCAGCACTCGTCAGGTTTCCACTGAGTCTAACAAGCTTGTGAGTGACACTGACTGAGCCCCAGCAGAGCACATGCCAGGGCGGGGGGGGCCCCCCCAAGAAAAGTGTCTTTGATACTTTCTGGCCAACAGCCTCCCCCCATCCCTACGATGTCACCAAGGGAGTCTGGGTCAAACCCAAACTCAGtgtggggagccaggagctccaGGCTCTGCCCCCCGTGAGTCAcccacccccaggccctgcccctaggACTGCCCCTCACAGGAGAATTAGCGCATCTGGAGCATGTGCATCCTCATTGCAATGGGACTCTCTGCTGGGACTCTCAGTCCCACACAGAGGCCCCAGGGATAAaccccactgtgtgtgtgtgtgtgtgtgggtgtggctgAGGACTTGCATTATGGCACCGCAGCTCGCCCCGGGGGGCTCAAGTGCGGGGGCTTTATCTCCAGGAAGAGCCGTGCTCCTGCCCTGACCCCGCAGCCAGTAAGAGCTCGGCAGGCCAGACGGGTGCCAGCTCTCCAGAAACCAGCCCCGCAACCATGGGCACATTAGCAGCGCCAGCTCCACTGCCCTGGCACCCACCTGAGCGCTTGGCCTCACTCGACGCCGTCGCCTCTGCCAGCCTGCAAGGAATCAGAAAGGGGCCAGTGTAGTAAACCAGGGGGGCTCTCGGGACCGAGCAAGGGGGCGGctccaccccagggccctgcccagccAGGGGGCCAGGGCCGCTCACAGGCTGCCAAAGCCACGGGGGCTTCGCCCGGCTAaaccctcagcccctgccccgcaCCTGCGGGGCCTCCAGCGCCAGGCCCCGGCTCCCCACGGCCAGAGGGTGGCTCCGTGGGGGGGTCAGGCGGGGGGCCCAGCTGGGTGGCACAGGCCAGGGGGGGTCCaggcgggggggcgagggggggcagggcaggcagagctcccaGCGGGAAGGGGTCGGGGCAgggcggcagcggggggtccAGGCGGGAGAGGTCGGGGGGGCTCCCATTGGGGGGGCccgggcagggcagcagcagggggggCCCGGGGCAGGCGGGGCTCCCAGAGCAGGGCCGGGCGGGGGCTCcagggggggtcgggggggctcCCAGCGGGGGGGCTCCCATCGGGGGGGCTCCAGGGGGGGTCGGGGCAGGGCGGCAGCGGGGGGGTCGGGGCAGGCGGGGCTCCCAgcggggggggttcagggggggTCGGGGCAGGGCGGCAGCGGGGGGGCTcccagcggggccgggcgggggggccccagggggggggtcggggcaggccggcagcgggggggtctccccgggccCCGCTCACCTGAGGCTCCAGGCCAGGGCGCCGAGCGCGAGCAGGACGCAGCGCCCCAGCGCGCGCGGCTCCATGGCGACGGGGGGGTCCCGACCTCGCTCTCACCCGCCTCGCCCTGCTCGCGGCGCCACCATCTTGGCCTGCGCGGGGCCTTCTGGGAGCTGCCAgcgagaggcggggccagagtggCGATGGCGGCGCGGGGCATGACGGGAAGGGCGCAGGCTGCGGGAGGATTCCAGGGgctggcgggggcggggcctggctgggggcgtgGTCTATGGGGCagccccctggagctggggaatcCGCTCCCCCCATAGCTGGGGGTCTCGGCCcctcagggttgggtgcagcaccctccccccccgggcaggatcggggccggcccagcccccaggaCGGGCGagcggttggggggggggggcagccccctGACCCCCGGCTCAGCCCCAGACCTGAGCCAGCCACGGACCCGGGACCCCCAGGCCTGGCGCTGCCCACGGGGTCCCCGTTCCTTCCCCGCACTGGACCCCGCTGGCCGGGGCAAGGCCGGGACGAGCTGCCCCCGTGTGCCCCATGCCCCGGGGGAGACGCTGCTCCGAGGGCCTGGGGGCAAGATGGGCAGGAGCCCCCCCGGCAGAGCACTCGCCTCATTCttgtcctgccctggtccctgcaggcagctctgggccAGGGCCCGTCCCACCCCGTCAGCCCACGGAGTCTCCTTGGCCCAAGCAAGCctgcgctggggtgggggcgagAGCCGCTGCcgtgggcctggccaggggggcTCCTGTCttagggtgctgggagccagaggccaGGGGCTGCCCCGCAGAGGGCACTGCAGGCAGCCGGCCTCACGGCGCAGGTCACATGGCAAACACGACGCTGTGCAGCTCGAAGGCTTTTCTCTTCCCCCAGcagaagctggttcaataaaCGGTCTGAGCTcgcccagcctggctctggggACTGCAGCTGCCTTGGTGGGGGTTGGacaggccggccaggagcacaaGACCCAGGACAGGAAACCAAAGGGACACAGGTGCTCGTTTTCATGGGCTCAGCTGAGAGAGGCCCAGGAGAACAGCAGAGCCCGTGTGGAGCAGGGGCTGAAATTTGCCCTTTAAGGCTCTTTGCGTCGATGGTCTCGGGCACATGCAgcagggcagccccaccccagccccggcgCTGCCCACAGTCGGTGCTGGCAAAGAAACACCCTGGAGCCGAGAGCAAAGGCACAAGCTGGGGCTTTATATTGTTAATTACATGGCGCCGGGCGCCCGAGGCACGCAGGGGGCTCTGCCGGCCCCTGGCAGCGGAGACGCTGGGCCCCACGTTGGGCTTGGGGGCCCTGGGTTTTCAGACAGTCATTCCTATGTGTGATGGAGCAGCCAGTCCTATATACAGGGTTTGCCTGGACCCCGGGGGACCCGCCGGCTGGTTTGGGAGAAGGGATCCCGGCTTCC
Above is a window of Chrysemys picta bellii isolate R12L10 chromosome 20, ASM1138683v2, whole genome shotgun sequence DNA encoding:
- the JTB gene encoding protein JTB, with the translated sequence MEPRALGRCVLLALGALAWSLRLAEATASSEAKRSVSPLVATPCWQAEDFVVVLDCAPCTIFQAKTMPECSTTGFIEQINCAVSKKEEYRSCRSVVTEAHSFWKFEGAMICVAVVFALLVMCRQRVLDRKALEKVRKQIESI